One region of Olleya sp. Hel_I_94 genomic DNA includes:
- a CDS encoding ATP-dependent DNA helicase RecQ: MAHPINILERYWKFTDFRPLQEDIINAVINNEDTFALLPTGGGKSVCFQIPALAKEGICIVISPLVALMKDQVNALLNKGIKAIALTSGIPNKEIDTLLDNCIYGNYKFLYLSPERLQQELVQDRIRQMNVNLIAVDEAHCISQWGNDFRPAYKNINILRQLHPTVNVIALTASATPEVVEDIITELDFISPKVFKQSFYRPNIAYMVFEEEDKYFKLEAILLKNKQPSIIYVRNRRLTLEITQYLESKNISSTYYHGGLNNTIKDQHLNDWLSSKKQVMVATNAFGMGIDKSDVKTVIHINLPDSIESYFQEAGRAGRDEAKAYAVILKNNNDNTALNNQFLKVLPTVDFVKIVYRKLCSYFQISYGEGAYQTFDFNFNEFCKTYKFNTVTTYNALNILDNTSIITLSKQFNKRIEVQFLISSHALFKYLDAHKDFEIIIKSILRTYGGIFEHSTKINSSLISDKAGIKEMRLVYVLEQLAKDEVITLLINKTDAQITFIEPREDEKTINRIASIIKQQNTLKQKQVQAVLDYINNDQLCKSIQLLTYFGEKDVQPCGICSVCISAKAKPKTDIKTVKNKIIECLEFGDKNSKTLFKTLPFTEEDINNTLKKLLEDDIVELTKTNSYKLKHI, encoded by the coding sequence ATGGCGCATCCAATAAACATATTAGAACGTTATTGGAAATTTACGGATTTTAGACCATTACAGGAAGATATTATTAATGCTGTAATTAATAACGAAGACACTTTTGCATTGCTACCAACAGGTGGCGGAAAAAGTGTTTGTTTTCAAATACCTGCTTTAGCTAAAGAGGGTATTTGTATTGTAATATCTCCATTAGTTGCATTAATGAAGGATCAAGTTAATGCCCTTTTAAATAAAGGGATTAAAGCTATTGCATTAACTAGCGGAATCCCAAATAAAGAAATAGACACCCTTTTAGATAATTGTATCTACGGAAACTATAAGTTTTTATATTTATCACCAGAGCGTTTACAGCAAGAGCTAGTGCAAGATCGTATTAGACAGATGAATGTTAATCTTATTGCTGTGGATGAAGCCCATTGCATTAGTCAATGGGGAAACGATTTTAGACCAGCTTATAAAAACATAAATATATTACGACAATTACATCCAACAGTTAACGTTATTGCCCTAACAGCAAGCGCAACACCAGAAGTGGTGGAGGATATTATAACCGAATTGGACTTTATTAGTCCTAAAGTTTTTAAACAATCTTTTTACAGACCTAATATTGCTTATATGGTTTTTGAAGAAGAGGATAAGTACTTTAAACTTGAAGCCATATTGCTTAAAAACAAACAACCCTCAATTATATATGTTAGAAACAGACGTCTAACATTAGAAATAACCCAATACCTAGAAAGTAAAAACATAAGCAGCACTTACTATCATGGAGGATTAAACAATACTATTAAAGACCAACATTTAAACGATTGGTTAAGTAGTAAAAAACAAGTTATGGTTGCCACCAATGCTTTTGGAATGGGAATTGATAAATCTGATGTAAAAACAGTAATACATATTAACTTACCTGATAGTATAGAAAGTTATTTTCAAGAAGCGGGACGTGCTGGTCGTGATGAAGCTAAAGCTTATGCTGTAATTTTAAAAAACAACAATGATAATACTGCTTTAAACAATCAGTTTTTAAAAGTTTTACCAACGGTAGATTTTGTAAAAATTGTTTACAGAAAACTATGTAGCTATTTTCAAATATCCTATGGTGAAGGTGCATATCAAACCTTTGATTTTAATTTTAATGAGTTTTGCAAAACTTATAAATTTAACACTGTAACTACTTACAACGCCTTAAACATATTGGACAATACCAGTATAATAACGCTTAGTAAGCAATTTAATAAACGGATTGAGGTCCAATTTTTAATTAGTAGTCACGCCTTATTTAAATACTTGGACGCACATAAAGATTTTGAAATTATTATAAAGTCTATATTAAGAACTTATGGCGGAATTTTTGAGCATAGTACAAAAATAAATAGCAGTCTTATTTCTGATAAAGCAGGAATTAAAGAAATGAGACTTGTATATGTTTTAGAACAATTAGCTAAAGATGAAGTTATTACATTACTTATTAATAAAACAGATGCTCAAATTACCTTTATAGAACCTCGTGAAGACGAAAAAACCATAAATCGTATTGCATCAATAATTAAACAACAAAACACATTAAAACAAAAACAAGTACAAGCAGTATTGGATTATATTAATAATGACCAACTTTGCAAAAGCATACAACTACTAACTTATTTTGGTGAAAAAGATGTACAACCTTGTGGGATTTGCAGTGTTTGTATTTCCGCGAAAGCGAAACCTAAAACAGATATTAAAACAGTTAAAAATAAAATAATTGAATGCTTAGAATTTGGAGACAAAAACTCTAAAACATTATTTAAAACGTTACCTTTTACAGAAGAGGATATAAACAATACACTAAAAAAACTATTAGAAGATGACATTGTAGAACTTACAAAAACTAATAGTTATAAATTAAAACATATATGA
- the fmt gene encoding methionyl-tRNA formyltransferase: MNKDIKIVFMGTPEFAVTTLKTILDQDYNVVGVITAPDKPAGRGRKMHESAVKVFAKQKGLNILQPTNLKSDDFLNELKALEANLQIIVAFRMLPKVVWDMPKYGTFNLHASLLPNYRGAAPINWAIINGETKTGVSTFFIDEKIDTGEMILQKDIAIDPSENAGSLHDKLMMLGSDLIIDTIKLIEKGDVTTTPQSEDAISRTAYKLNRDNCKIDFTQPIEAIYNKIRGLSPYPAAWCELHNNDDVLDIKIYKAEKEFEDHNIEVGTIISNKSTLKVAVKEGFITILELKLPGKRNMEVKSLLNGYNFDEDAKLR, translated from the coding sequence ATGAATAAAGACATAAAAATTGTATTTATGGGTACACCAGAATTTGCGGTAACAACCCTTAAAACTATTTTAGATCAAGACTATAATGTAGTTGGTGTTATTACAGCACCAGATAAACCTGCTGGACGTGGACGTAAAATGCACGAGTCTGCAGTAAAAGTATTTGCAAAACAAAAAGGCTTAAATATTTTACAACCTACCAATTTAAAAAGTGACGATTTTTTAAACGAATTAAAAGCTTTGGAGGCAAACCTTCAAATAATAGTCGCTTTTAGGATGTTACCTAAAGTTGTTTGGGATATGCCAAAGTATGGCACCTTTAATTTACATGCCTCATTACTACCAAACTATCGAGGTGCAGCGCCAATAAATTGGGCTATAATTAATGGTGAAACAAAAACAGGTGTATCCACCTTTTTTATTGACGAAAAAATTGATACTGGCGAAATGATTTTGCAAAAGGACATTGCAATTGATCCTTCTGAAAACGCAGGAAGCCTACATGATAAATTAATGATGTTAGGTAGTGACTTAATAATAGACACTATAAAACTTATTGAAAAAGGTGATGTTACAACTACACCACAGTCCGAAGATGCCATTTCTAGAACAGCATATAAGCTTAACAGAGATAACTGCAAAATAGACTTTACACAACCTATCGAAGCTATTTACAATAAAATAAGAGGATTAAGCCCATATCCTGCTGCTTGGTGCGAATTGCATAATAATGACGACGTTTTAGATATCAAAATTTATAAAGCTGAAAAAGAATTTGAAGACCATAATATAGAAGTAGGTACAATTATTAGCAATAAATCTACACTTAAAGTAGCTGTTAAAGAGGGTTTTATAACTATATTAGAATTAAAATTACCTGGAAAACGAAACATGGAAGTAAAATCTCTTTTAAATGGTTATAATTTTGACGAAGACGCAAAACTTCGCTAA
- a CDS encoding HU family DNA-binding protein, whose translation MNKTDLIDAMAEHAGITKAAAKKALECALIEIEGSLQKGNRVSLVGFGSWSVSKRAARDGRNPQTGKTIKIKAKNVVKFKAGSDLANAVN comes from the coding sequence ATGAACAAAACAGATTTAATCGATGCTATGGCAGAACACGCAGGAATTACTAAAGCAGCTGCAAAGAAAGCTTTAGAGTGTGCGTTAATCGAAATTGAAGGATCTTTACAAAAAGGTAATAGAGTTTCTTTAGTAGGTTTTGGTTCTTGGTCAGTATCTAAAAGAGCTGCAAGAGACGGAAGAAACCCACAAACTGGAAAAACTATCAAAATCAAAGCTAAAAACGTAGTTAAGTTTAAAGCTGGTTCTGATTTAGCAAATGCTGTTAACTAG
- a CDS encoding YqgE/AlgH family protein, whose protein sequence is MTTTKPEKGDLLIAEPSIIGDMSFNRSIVLLTDYNKEGAIGFILNKPLNYTISDLIPELDASFKVYNGGPVEQDNLYFIHKRPDLIPNSVEISLGIFWGGDFNIVANLIAEQKITANDIKFFLGYSGWESNQLETELKSNAWVVTKNTYKKDIIEKSYETLWKEKMVELGGDYSIWSNAPENPSYN, encoded by the coding sequence ATGACTACAACCAAACCAGAAAAGGGTGACTTACTAATCGCAGAGCCTTCTATAATAGGAGATATGTCTTTTAATAGATCTATAGTACTGCTTACTGATTATAATAAAGAAGGCGCTATAGGTTTTATTTTAAACAAGCCCTTAAATTATACTATCAGTGATTTAATTCCAGAATTAGATGCTTCTTTTAAAGTCTACAATGGTGGCCCTGTGGAACAAGATAATTTATATTTTATACATAAGCGTCCAGACTTAATCCCTAATAGTGTAGAGATTTCTTTAGGAATTTTTTGGGGAGGAGATTTTAATATTGTCGCTAATTTAATTGCTGAACAAAAAATCACAGCAAATGATATCAAATTCTTTTTAGGCTACTCTGGATGGGAAAGCAACCAATTGGAAACTGAACTTAAATCCAATGCATGGGTTGTTACAAAAAATACCTATAAGAAAGATATTATTGAAAAAAGCTATGAAACCCTTTGGAAAGAAAAAATGGTCGAGTTAGGTGGTGACTACTCCATTTGGTCTAATGCACCTGAAAACCCAAGTTATAATTAG
- a CDS encoding aminotransferase class IV, whose protein sequence is MINFNGKIQENNLVISNNNRGYSYGDGLFETIKAVHGKLLFFEDHYFRLMASMRIMRMQIPMDFTMEFIEEQIINTLKANDLNTQSARVKIQVDRVEGGLYLPENNTINFVISVKKIDSDFYLLNEENYEVDLFKDHYLSPSLLTTLKSNNKALNVIGSIYAKENRLDNCLLINTNKSVVEALNGNLFLVKGNTIKTAPLSDGCLKGVLRKQLIDIIKLLPDYTIEETSISPFELQKADELFLTNVIQGIQPITKYRKKVYENDTTKMLLQKLNVKVRLG, encoded by the coding sequence ATGATAAATTTTAACGGTAAAATTCAAGAAAATAATTTAGTAATTTCTAATAATAATCGTGGATATTCCTATGGAGATGGGCTTTTTGAAACTATAAAAGCGGTACATGGTAAATTATTGTTTTTTGAAGATCATTACTTTAGGTTGATGGCATCCATGCGTATTATGCGAATGCAAATACCAATGGATTTTACAATGGAGTTTATAGAAGAGCAAATTATAAATACCTTAAAGGCTAACGATTTAAATACACAATCTGCACGTGTGAAAATTCAGGTTGATAGAGTGGAAGGTGGGTTATATTTACCTGAAAACAATACGATTAACTTTGTAATAAGTGTAAAAAAAATAGACAGTGATTTTTATCTTTTAAACGAAGAAAATTATGAGGTAGATTTGTTTAAAGATCATTATTTGTCTCCAAGTTTATTGACAACACTCAAATCAAATAATAAAGCGTTAAATGTAATAGGAAGCATTTATGCAAAAGAAAACAGATTAGACAATTGTTTATTAATAAATACTAATAAAAGTGTCGTAGAGGCCTTAAATGGAAATTTATTTTTAGTAAAAGGTAATACCATAAAAACAGCTCCATTATCTGATGGTTGTTTAAAAGGTGTTTTAAGAAAACAATTAATTGATATTATTAAACTTTTGCCAGATTACACCATCGAAGAAACATCAATATCTCCTTTTGAGCTTCAAAAAGCAGATGAGTTATTTCTAACAAACGTTATACAAGGTATCCAGCCTATTACTAAATATAGAAAAAAGGTATATGAAAATGATACAACAAAAATGTTGTTGCAAAAGCTAAATGTGAAAGTTAGATTAGGCTAA
- a CDS encoding START-like domain-containing protein has protein sequence MEDKIKYEMEFVVHASPSLLYQYISTPSGLSEWFADNVNSRGELYKFIWDGSEEQAKLITKKSGERIKFKWLADEDEPYFFEIKIQVDEITKDVSIIITDFAEEDEVDEAKMLWTNQISDLKQVLGSA, from the coding sequence ATGGAAGATAAAATAAAGTACGAGATGGAGTTTGTTGTACATGCTTCACCATCATTACTATACCAATATATATCGACACCTTCAGGATTGTCAGAGTGGTTTGCTGATAACGTAAATTCTAGAGGAGAATTATATAAATTTATTTGGGATGGTTCTGAGGAGCAGGCTAAATTAATTACAAAAAAATCTGGCGAGCGTATTAAGTTTAAATGGTTAGCGGATGAGGATGAACCATATTTTTTCGAAATAAAAATTCAAGTAGACGAAATAACAAAAGATGTATCAATAATTATTACTGATTTTGCTGAAGAAGATGAAGTTGATGAAGCTAAAATGCTTTGGACTAATCAAATTTCTGATTTAAAACAAGTATTAGGTTCTGCCTAA
- a CDS encoding tyrosine-type recombinase/integrase, whose product MLNFKQIITFAYESEYDNAYDLNTKKKFSTPKIYDANGDLSKRWYVYFSYRNPKTGKLKRITPFYGDANKYRSKEDRMQVLTQYRKTLLKFLQQGYSPFADNSQLHSSLNKKIEKPVITLNPVKTEIKVIEEVIETTPIKIEKKVEEPKMEIREAFDFALNYKKQVVSVTTFRGYKNRIDVFLKWINTTHPSIKNIDELTKKITFEFLNSVLENTSARNRNNYRTELSSIIQVLEDNELIKSNFVKKIPTLKTTPNRNKTYTQETQEAIFKHLEDNDHVLLLFIKFISYNFLRPIEVCRLQIKDINIANKTIQFKAKNSPLKTKIIPELLWKELPDLTQFNPDDLLFAGDQIGGHWDAKLNNRRDFYSKRFKKNVKQKFDLGIDYGLYSFRHTYITKLYRALVKESSPFEAKSKLMLITGHLSMSALEKYLRDIDAELPTDYSDMLKNK is encoded by the coding sequence ATGCTTAATTTTAAACAGATTATTACATTTGCGTACGAAAGTGAATACGATAATGCATACGATTTGAACACAAAAAAGAAATTTTCAACACCTAAAATTTACGACGCTAACGGTGATTTATCGAAGCGTTGGTACGTTTATTTCTCTTATAGAAATCCAAAAACAGGTAAATTAAAACGTATCACTCCCTTTTATGGTGATGCAAATAAGTATCGAAGTAAAGAAGATCGTATGCAAGTTTTAACTCAATACCGAAAAACACTGCTTAAATTTTTACAACAAGGGTATTCGCCTTTTGCAGATAATAGCCAATTGCACTCTAGTTTAAATAAGAAAATAGAAAAACCTGTTATAACTTTAAACCCAGTTAAGACTGAAATAAAAGTAATTGAAGAAGTCATAGAGACTACTCCAATAAAAATAGAGAAAAAAGTTGAAGAGCCTAAAATGGAAATTCGTGAGGCTTTTGACTTTGCTCTTAATTATAAAAAACAGGTCGTAAGTGTGACAACTTTTAGAGGATATAAAAACCGTATTGATGTTTTTTTAAAATGGATTAACACGACTCATCCATCCATAAAAAACATTGATGAATTAACAAAAAAGATCACTTTTGAGTTTTTAAATAGCGTTTTAGAAAATACAAGCGCAAGAAATAGAAACAATTATAGAACAGAATTAAGTAGTATTATTCAAGTTTTAGAGGATAACGAATTAATTAAGTCAAATTTTGTCAAAAAAATTCCAACATTAAAGACAACTCCTAATAGAAATAAAACTTATACTCAAGAAACTCAAGAGGCTATTTTTAAACACTTAGAGGACAATGATCATGTCTTATTGCTATTTATAAAATTTATATCCTATAATTTTTTACGTCCAATAGAAGTTTGTCGACTGCAAATAAAGGATATAAATATTGCTAATAAAACGATACAGTTTAAAGCAAAAAACAGTCCCCTAAAAACTAAAATCATTCCTGAGTTGCTTTGGAAAGAGCTACCAGATCTTACACAATTTAATCCTGATGATTTATTGTTTGCAGGAGACCAAATTGGAGGTCATTGGGATGCCAAACTAAATAACAGACGTGATTTTTACTCTAAACGATTTAAAAAAAATGTCAAGCAAAAATTTGATTTGGGTATAGATTATGGGCTTTATAGTTTTAGGCATACTTATATCACTAAATTGTATAGAGCTTTAGTAAAGGAGTCTTCTCCTTTTGAAGCAAAAAGTAAATTAATGTTAATTACAGGTCATTTAAGTATGTCGGCTTTAGAAAAATATTTACGTGATATTGATGCGGAACTACCTACTGATTATTCTGATATGCTAAAAAACAAATGA
- a CDS encoding AAA domain-containing protein, whose amino-acid sequence MILDKYQLYGEIQNRGYSSTAKVTDESGEIYFIKWIKGIDKNSQPSKILNNKLRHLKKAAHSSLPKIIEYEWDEIQSAYCIIFENKNATSLEENVFEIKPTHFLKGIEQIANCLQQLQQKHKLTHGDITPANILVDENFDFYLIDFGISDISATLSQSQELEIFAKEFASPEKWDRKIPKGFSYQSDIYSIGKVIEWYFAKNDINEFEEIKQLIDKSCEKQPNERLNYIQFIEDLIKITQNNLFNSDYYIYTSGENNEQLINELNDNNNKIEVWSNSKNENIILLDIITNSFIAHCLWIIDENELTIRNFCNKIEDENKYSRVSKYGKKFNVPLTFTSQYHQIDYHNLTPFLKKIQKEKQHESEYRKGKKEITKELKFFKDLLTREMQVLEKNSLRLRYVGFEKKGNYEISFKIQDNEKYSKNGLIFSHIDKATPPNPEDFEFIVSETADKKQMKDPMEFSGVAYDFNTKTRILKFKDCEGLDFEKIPKNGYIFENISKQEEEKKRQLEAIRKVEYNEVQNRDLIHYVFNPTDLQGKNLEFQELTNVYQTDEKGNDFVYSFNQQKAILNAINREPLTIIQGPPGTGKTTVITEIVFQILNKNPDAKILITSQTNDAVDNVLDNLLEKEIPIVRLSGIRKPKVSLQKHTLDRKIEGWKTEVKKKAKSNWNLYKSEFKKELKNENLIIQQIFKDWLATISSLDENSNINQKLIDSIRVIGATTNHIASKKYQKYNFEFDYVIMDESGKATTAEALIPTVLAQKLILVGDHRQLRPMLTANREVEKWLREKFKTDTDEFDSWDDYFNRASLFEQVITKIDDDYKSQLEECRRSSKDQVLLTSKCFYEPFGDEAIKPVERPKEKEHNLDLKIDSSIIFLDIGNSYKSEIDGNGSSRNKLSAELIPELLNGLDRFDKVKNYTIGVITGYSAQVREIRKVVRNEIDYRKLKNVKPNNVVISVVDKFQGLEKDIIIFDLVRSQQQTLGFLSNANRINVALSRQKKLLIIVGNLDSILSAKPPKDLENTNQKPALQKYLSELKKDWIVKNVKQIF is encoded by the coding sequence ATGATTTTAGACAAATACCAACTATATGGAGAAATCCAAAACAGAGGTTATTCATCAACCGCCAAAGTAACAGATGAAAGTGGAGAAATTTATTTTATCAAATGGATTAAAGGAATTGATAAAAATTCACAACCGAGTAAAATTCTTAACAATAAATTACGACACTTAAAAAAAGCAGCCCACTCTTCTCTTCCGAAAATTATTGAATATGAATGGGACGAAATCCAAAGTGCTTATTGCATCATATTTGAAAACAAAAACGCAACTTCTTTAGAGGAAAATGTTTTTGAAATCAAACCAACGCATTTTTTAAAAGGAATTGAACAAATTGCAAATTGTTTACAGCAATTGCAACAAAAACATAAACTAACTCACGGAGATATAACACCAGCAAATATACTTGTAGATGAAAACTTTGATTTTTACTTAATTGATTTTGGAATTTCAGATATTTCTGCAACATTAAGTCAATCACAAGAACTAGAAATTTTCGCAAAAGAATTTGCGTCACCTGAAAAATGGGATAGAAAAATCCCAAAGGGATTTTCCTATCAATCTGACATTTATTCTATTGGTAAAGTTATTGAATGGTATTTTGCAAAAAATGATATCAACGAATTTGAAGAAATTAAACAGTTAATAGATAAATCTTGCGAAAAACAACCTAATGAGCGACTTAATTATATTCAATTTATTGAAGATCTTATTAAAATCACTCAAAATAATTTATTTAATTCCGATTACTACATCTATACTTCAGGAGAAAATAATGAACAACTAATTAATGAGTTAAATGACAATAACAATAAAATTGAAGTTTGGAGTAATTCTAAAAATGAAAACATTATTCTTCTTGATATAATTACTAATTCTTTTATCGCGCATTGTTTATGGATAATAGATGAAAATGAATTAACAATTCGTAATTTCTGTAACAAGATAGAAGATGAAAACAAATATTCACGAGTTTCAAAATATGGAAAGAAGTTTAATGTTCCATTAACTTTTACTTCTCAATACCACCAAATTGATTATCATAACCTAACGCCATTTTTAAAAAAAATACAAAAAGAAAAACAACACGAGAGCGAGTATAGAAAAGGAAAAAAAGAAATTACTAAAGAATTAAAATTCTTTAAAGACTTACTAACCAGAGAAATGCAAGTTTTAGAAAAAAACTCATTAAGGTTACGTTATGTAGGTTTTGAGAAAAAAGGAAATTATGAAATTTCATTTAAAATTCAAGACAATGAGAAATACAGCAAGAACGGCTTAATCTTCTCTCACATTGACAAGGCAACGCCACCAAACCCAGAAGATTTTGAATTTATCGTAAGTGAAACTGCCGATAAAAAACAAATGAAAGACCCAATGGAATTTTCGGGAGTTGCTTATGATTTCAATACAAAAACAAGAATTCTAAAATTTAAGGATTGTGAAGGATTAGATTTTGAAAAAATCCCCAAAAATGGTTACATATTTGAAAATATCAGTAAACAAGAAGAGGAAAAGAAAAGACAATTAGAAGCAATACGAAAAGTAGAATATAATGAAGTTCAAAATAGAGATTTAATACATTACGTTTTTAATCCTACTGACTTGCAGGGCAAAAATCTTGAATTTCAAGAACTAACAAATGTTTATCAAACAGACGAAAAAGGTAATGACTTTGTATATAGTTTTAATCAACAAAAAGCAATACTAAATGCAATTAATAGAGAACCTTTAACAATTATTCAAGGTCCACCAGGAACAGGAAAAACAACTGTTATAACAGAAATAGTATTTCAAATATTAAATAAAAATCCTGATGCTAAAATTTTAATCACTTCTCAAACAAATGATGCAGTTGATAACGTGTTAGATAATCTATTGGAAAAAGAGATTCCAATTGTTCGATTAAGTGGTATTAGAAAACCAAAAGTAAGTTTGCAAAAACATACTTTAGACAGAAAAATTGAGGGTTGGAAAACTGAGGTTAAGAAAAAAGCGAAATCAAATTGGAATTTATATAAGTCTGAATTTAAGAAAGAACTTAAAAACGAAAATTTGATTATTCAACAAATATTTAAAGATTGGTTAGCAACAATTAGTTCGTTAGATGAAAATAGTAATATAAACCAAAAATTAATAGATAGCATTAGAGTAATTGGTGCAACAACTAATCATATCGCATCAAAAAAATATCAAAAATATAATTTTGAATTTGACTATGTAATAATGGACGAAAGTGGAAAAGCAACCACAGCAGAAGCATTAATACCAACAGTTTTAGCCCAAAAATTAATCCTTGTTGGCGACCACAGACAATTAAGACCAATGCTAACTGCAAATCGTGAAGTTGAAAAATGGTTGAGGGAAAAATTCAAAACTGATACAGACGAATTTGATAGTTGGGATGATTACTTTAATAGAGCAAGTTTGTTTGAACAGGTAATTACAAAAATTGATGATGATTATAAAAGTCAGTTAGAAGAATGCAGAAGAAGTTCAAAAGACCAAGTTTTACTAACTTCAAAATGTTTTTACGAACCTTTTGGAGATGAAGCAATCAAACCAGTTGAAAGACCAAAAGAAAAAGAACATAATCTTGATTTAAAGATTGATAGCTCAATCATATTTCTTGATATTGGAAATTCTTATAAAAGTGAAATTGACGGAAATGGTTCGTCAAGAAATAAATTAAGTGCTGAATTAATTCCAGAACTTCTAAATGGATTAGATAGGTTTGATAAAGTAAAGAATTATACAATTGGTGTTATCACAGGTTATTCTGCACAAGTAAGAGAAATAAGAAAAGTTGTAAGAAATGAAATTGATTATCGTAAACTAAAAAATGTAAAACCTAACAATGTAGTTATATCTGTTGTAGATAAGTTTCAAGGTTTAGAAAAGGATATTATCATTTTTGATTTAGTAAGAAGTCAGCAACAAACATTAGGATTTTTATCTAATGCAAATCGTATAAATGTTGCTTTATCAAGGCAGAAAAAACTATTAATTATTGTTGGAAATTTAGATAGCATATTAAGTGCAAAACCGCCAAAAGATTTAGAAAACACAAATCAAAAACCAGCATTACAAAAATATTTAAGTGAATTGAAGAAAGACTGGATTGTTAAAAACGTAAAACAAATATTTTAA
- a CDS encoding LytR/AlgR family response regulator transcription factor: MIRYILVDDDPNTLKGVKTKIDNLSKDYELKHIASYDSSKKAYQNINEDDFDLLIVDFDMPVYNGIELAQKIATNKKIIFLTSTTNNEKQIINSLDISGYLSKPFEVEEFEVILKNKVIGKVSSKKTFKKGERLTLAIGVNQDIGFYPDKTYYISTSRNIKKYQSNKNCVHFFGAQDDVIVTNVRISINDLSKKLEPYGFEKINQSTIVNLSKIDNRNNKKIELLDCEETLFIGDKEKKGIVYKIRSIFGI, translated from the coding sequence ATGATACGATATATATTGGTTGATGATGATCCTAATACTTTAAAAGGTGTTAAAACTAAAATTGATAATCTATCAAAAGATTATGAGTTAAAACATATAGCAAGTTATGACAGCTCTAAAAAGGCTTATCAAAATATAAATGAAGACGACTTTGATTTACTTATTGTAGATTTTGACATGCCTGTTTATAATGGTATAGAATTAGCTCAAAAAATTGCGACAAACAAAAAAATAATATTTTTAACCTCAACAACTAATAATGAGAAACAAATCATAAATAGTTTAGATATTTCTGGATACTTAAGCAAACCTTTTGAGGTTGAAGAATTTGAGGTCATCCTTAAAAATAAGGTGATTGGAAAAGTAAGCAGTAAAAAAACATTTAAAAAAGGTGAGAGATTAACACTCGCAATTGGAGTTAATCAGGATATTGGTTTTTACCCTGATAAAACATACTACATTTCCACATCACGAAACATAAAAAAATATCAGTCTAATAAAAACTGTGTCCATTTTTTTGGAGCTCAAGATGATGTCATTGTAACTAATGTTAGAATTAGCATTAACGACCTATCGAAAAAATTAGAACCTTATGGTTTTGAAAAAATTAATCAAAGCACTATTGTTAATCTATCTAAAATTGATAATAGAAATAACAAAAAAATTGAGTTATTGGATTGTGAAGAAACACTTTTCATTGGAGACAAGGAAAAAAAAGGAATCGTATATAAAATACGATCTATATTTGGTATTTAA